One genomic segment of Bradyrhizobium prioriisuperbiae includes these proteins:
- a CDS encoding DUF4403 family protein has protein sequence MRVKILLFGLAALAVSFVVSLKVMNWISPPPGSAAPKLVKLPRLPPPARPSKIIAPVAVAISAIRIAVDRTAPRNFAGKADNPVGQILQNADINWTVERGPIVATGASNQLTLSTPLNGKLNVTGSLSNNASNALGNLIGGNIGKQLGNISIKALNANADIRGNVTMTSKPLLTERWRVEPNITAQVNINDTGVTAGGIRIGVPGQVKPVMDKLVGEQVAAMQQRVRSDPIIEQNARREWAKMCRSIPLPRAAPGMPDLFLELRPTKAIAAQPRVDASSVILSIGVEAETRILSSKTTPNCPFPALLDIVPPIETGSMNIGVPIDLPFTEVNKIINAQLKGRTLPEDGSGPVAVTVRNATVVPSGDRLLISLDVDANETKSFFNFGAQATVHVWGRPLLDQQQQTLRLTDIELAVESQAAFGLLGAAARAAEPYLRTMLADKASIDLKPFAANAKQKIDAALSDFRDGGDGVRVDLGINDIRLVGVAFDDDTLRVITETAGTANVIVSTLPAL, from the coding sequence ATGCGCGTCAAGATACTGCTGTTCGGACTGGCGGCCCTCGCCGTCTCGTTCGTGGTCAGCCTCAAGGTCATGAACTGGATCTCGCCGCCGCCGGGCAGCGCCGCACCGAAGCTGGTCAAGCTGCCGCGGCTGCCGCCGCCGGCCCGGCCCTCGAAGATCATCGCACCCGTCGCCGTCGCCATCAGCGCGATCCGCATTGCGGTGGATCGCACGGCGCCGCGCAATTTTGCCGGCAAGGCCGACAATCCGGTCGGCCAGATCCTGCAGAACGCCGATATCAACTGGACCGTGGAACGCGGCCCGATCGTGGCGACCGGCGCGTCGAATCAGTTGACGCTGTCGACGCCGCTCAATGGCAAGCTGAACGTGACCGGCTCGCTGTCGAACAACGCCAGCAACGCGCTCGGCAACCTGATCGGCGGCAACATCGGCAAACAGCTCGGCAACATCTCGATCAAGGCGCTGAACGCCAATGCCGACATTCGCGGCAATGTAACGATGACCTCAAAGCCGCTGCTGACCGAGCGCTGGCGCGTCGAGCCGAACATCACCGCGCAGGTCAACATCAACGACACGGGTGTTACCGCCGGCGGCATCCGCATCGGCGTGCCTGGACAGGTCAAGCCGGTGATGGACAAGCTGGTCGGCGAACAGGTCGCCGCCATGCAGCAGCGGGTGCGCAGCGATCCGATCATCGAGCAGAACGCGCGGCGCGAATGGGCCAAGATGTGCCGCTCGATCCCGCTGCCGCGCGCCGCGCCCGGCATGCCTGATCTGTTTCTCGAACTGCGGCCGACCAAGGCAATCGCGGCACAGCCGCGGGTCGATGCGTCCAGCGTCATCCTCAGCATCGGCGTCGAGGCGGAAACCCGTATCCTGTCCAGCAAGACCACGCCGAACTGCCCGTTCCCGGCCCTGCTCGACATCGTACCGCCGATCGAGACCGGCAGCATGAACATCGGCGTGCCGATCGACTTGCCGTTCACCGAGGTCAACAAGATCATCAATGCGCAATTGAAGGGCCGCACCTTGCCGGAGGACGGCAGCGGCCCGGTGGCGGTGACGGTGCGCAACGCCACCGTGGTGCCGTCGGGCGACCGGCTGCTGATCTCGCTCGACGTCGACGCCAACGAGACCAAGAGTTTCTTCAATTTCGGCGCGCAGGCAACGGTGCATGTCTGGGGCCGCCCGCTGCTCGATCAGCAGCAGCAGACCTTGCGGCTGACCGACATCGAGCTCGCGGTGGAATCGCAGGCGGCTTTCGGCCTGCTCGGCGCCGCCGCCCGCGCCGCCGAGCCCTATCTGCGGACCATGCTGGCGGACAAGGCCAGCATCGACCTCAAGCCGTTCGCCGCCAACGCCAAGCAGAAGATCGACGCGGCGCTGTCGGATTTCCGCGACGGCGGCGATGGCGTGCGTGTCGACCTCGGCATCAACGACATCCGCCTGGTCGGCGTCGCGTTCGACGACGACACGCTGCGGGTGATCACGGAGACCGCCGGCACCGCAAACGTCATAGTCTCGACGCTGCCGGCGTTGTGA
- a CDS encoding DUF4336 domain-containing protein, translating into MLKPFGREIWIADGSAVSVAGFHYPTRMAVIRLSDGGLFVWSPIQLPDSLRVEVDALGDVRYLVCPNSLHHVFVDDWRRAYAGARLYAAPGLREKRKDIRFDGDLGDGAIAEWANDIDHVVVPGNLITTEVVFFHRSSGTVLFTDLIQQFPANAFSGWRAVVARLDLLVSPEGAVPRKFRLAFTSRRAARAALARILAWPAERVLMAHGTPVQEDGQAFIGRAFRWLTG; encoded by the coding sequence ATGCTGAAGCCGTTCGGTCGCGAGATCTGGATCGCGGATGGATCGGCCGTGTCGGTGGCCGGCTTTCATTATCCGACACGAATGGCCGTCATTCGATTGTCTGACGGAGGTCTTTTTGTCTGGTCGCCGATCCAGCTTCCGGACAGCCTTCGTGTCGAGGTCGATGCACTTGGCGATGTCCGCTATCTGGTCTGCCCCAATTCGCTGCACCATGTGTTTGTCGATGACTGGCGGCGCGCCTACGCCGGCGCCAGGCTCTACGCTGCCCCGGGTTTGCGGGAGAAGCGGAAGGATATCCGCTTCGACGGCGATCTGGGCGATGGAGCGATCGCTGAGTGGGCCAACGATATCGATCACGTTGTGGTGCCAGGCAATCTCATCACCACCGAGGTGGTGTTTTTTCACCGCAGCAGTGGCACCGTGCTGTTCACCGACTTGATCCAGCAGTTTCCCGCCAACGCGTTCTCCGGCTGGCGAGCAGTTGTTGCGCGACTGGACCTCTTGGTGAGCCCGGAGGGCGCTGTGCCGCGAAAGTTTCGTCTGGCGTTTACCAGTCGCCGGGCCGCGCGTGCTGCACTCGCGCGTATTCTGGCGTGGCCCGCCGAGAGGGTGCTGATGGCACATGGAACTCCCGTCCAGGAGGACGGGCAGGCTTTCATCGGCCGCGCGTTTCGCTGGCTGACCGGGTGA
- a CDS encoding TetR/AcrR family transcriptional regulator: MTIPAVLTVHPADEESSKRRQILDGARRMFMTMGFDAASMGEIAKAAGVSKGTLYVYFADKTALFEAIVEEIARIHGCIGYDLDLDNHDVAGSLANYGTAYMELLCRPEGGSAVRTVMAIAERMPDIGRRYYSTIIAGSINRLAQYLAAQSKLGLLDIADHELAAEQFLKCCQATLFLPFVLQAGPSPTPERIAYVIDSAVRIFLAAYQAKPKG; this comes from the coding sequence ATGACAATTCCCGCCGTGCTCACCGTTCACCCAGCCGACGAGGAATCCTCGAAACGCCGCCAGATCCTGGACGGCGCCCGCCGGATGTTCATGACCATGGGGTTCGATGCCGCCAGCATGGGGGAAATCGCCAAGGCCGCGGGCGTCTCCAAGGGCACGCTGTATGTCTATTTCGCCGACAAGACCGCGCTGTTCGAGGCGATCGTCGAGGAGATCGCGCGGATCCATGGCTGCATCGGCTACGACCTGGACCTCGACAATCACGACGTCGCCGGCTCGCTCGCGAACTACGGCACCGCCTATATGGAACTGCTATGCCGCCCCGAGGGCGGATCGGCGGTCCGGACCGTGATGGCCATTGCGGAACGGATGCCGGATATCGGCCGGCGCTATTACTCGACCATCATCGCCGGCAGCATCAACCGGCTGGCGCAATACCTCGCCGCGCAAAGCAAGCTCGGGTTGCTCGACATCGCCGACCACGAACTGGCCGCCGAACAATTCCTGAAATGCTGCCAGGCGACGCTGTTCCTGCCGTTCGTGCTCCAGGCGGGGCCCTCACCGACCCCGGAACGCATCGCCTATGTGATCGACAGCGCCGTGCGGATATTCCTCGCTGCCTATCAGGCGAAGCCGAAGGGCTGA
- a CDS encoding extensin family protein has product MTRGVRLYLVGSIVLVSLAGCGRGFMTAEREPWRREAEMACLKSGAVHETANLVRINPINGPGMCGADFPLKVAALDSGGTLGFADESMRPPGGIPTGRSQPRWPISQAPQPAPQQYPSSQYPSSQYPSSDGASYPAPQRGAAMSSQGPVPLNAPGVEPAENDIDLPPDGAPDTEPPQQRYSQPTYSRAAPAEPSLPRLGPAQGSQVASVGPVAVKPAATLACPIVSALDKWMVDTVQPAALRWFGAPVAEIKQISAYSCRGMNGNSNAHISEHAFGNALDIAAFTLADGRRISVKDGWRGLAEEQGFLRDVQGGACQLFNTVLAPGSNVYHYDHIHVDLMRRSSGRVICKPAAVSGEQIAGRAAPRTAYASEPGVTGSISSRLRRVFSNKPLSKEDEATIEDESRIKDSGR; this is encoded by the coding sequence ATGACGCGCGGAGTTCGTTTGTATCTCGTCGGCTCCATCGTCCTTGTGTCGCTGGCTGGCTGCGGCCGTGGTTTCATGACCGCGGAGCGGGAACCCTGGCGACGCGAGGCCGAAATGGCATGCCTCAAGTCGGGTGCGGTGCATGAGACCGCCAATCTGGTCCGGATCAATCCGATCAATGGCCCGGGTATGTGCGGCGCCGACTTCCCATTGAAGGTCGCTGCGCTGGACAGCGGCGGGACGCTCGGCTTTGCCGATGAATCGATGCGGCCCCCGGGAGGCATTCCTACGGGACGGTCGCAGCCGCGCTGGCCGATTTCGCAGGCGCCGCAGCCCGCGCCGCAGCAATATCCGTCATCCCAATACCCCTCATCCCAATATCCCTCGTCGGACGGAGCCTCCTATCCCGCGCCGCAACGTGGCGCAGCGATGTCCTCCCAGGGGCCCGTGCCGCTGAATGCGCCGGGCGTCGAGCCGGCCGAGAATGACATCGACCTGCCGCCGGATGGCGCGCCCGACACCGAGCCGCCGCAGCAGCGTTATTCTCAGCCGACGTATTCTCGCGCGGCGCCGGCCGAGCCGTCGCTGCCGCGGCTGGGACCGGCCCAGGGATCGCAGGTGGCCTCCGTCGGGCCGGTCGCGGTCAAGCCCGCAGCGACATTGGCGTGTCCGATCGTCTCGGCGCTCGACAAATGGATGGTGGATACGGTGCAGCCCGCCGCGCTGCGCTGGTTCGGCGCGCCGGTGGCCGAGATCAAGCAGATCTCCGCCTATTCCTGCCGCGGCATGAACGGCAATTCCAACGCGCACATCTCCGAGCATGCCTTCGGCAATGCGCTGGATATCGCTGCGTTCACGCTCGCCGACGGGCGGCGCATTTCGGTCAAGGACGGCTGGCGCGGGCTTGCGGAAGAGCAGGGCTTCCTGCGCGATGTGCAGGGCGGCGCCTGCCAGCTGTTCAACACCGTGCTGGCGCCGGGCTCGAACGTCTATCACTACGATCACATTCACGTCGACCTGATGCGCCGCTCCAGCGGCCGGGTGATCTGCAAACCGGCGGCGGTATCGGGCGAGCAGATCGCGGGGCGGGCGGCGCCACGTACCGCCTATGCATCGGAGCCGGGCGTGACCGGCTCGATCTCCAGCCGGCTGCGCCGCGTCTTCTCCAACAAGCCGTTGTCCAAGGAAGACGAAGCGACCATCGAGGACGAGTCGCGGATCAAGGATTCCGGCCGCTGA
- a CDS encoding HlyD family secretion protein, producing the protein MAAGRDQAARIVRADAQSQDSDVRVSDLQDSTMPGSPAQEPRSDERDASRPVIVPVTDRKPQDTPHEAPSTDAPADAPAGTGEAAPAAKPNRRKFVLTGILGLLAIAAVSYGTYYVMVGRFFVSTDDAYVRANNTIIGARVSGHIAKIAPKDNTTVKAGDLLIKVDDGDYKIAVDAARAKIETQQATIERIGRQADAQVSMVEQAKAQLDSMQAAVKRAQFDYDRQQQLSDKGYASKATFETSQATRDQSIASVQSAQAALVAAERNIDVIKAQQVEAQRQLGELQTSLAKADRDFNFTEVRAAVDGVFSNRLVNEGDYIQVGQRLANLVPLDDVFIDANFKETQLGRLKAGQPVSFTVDGISGRKIEGVVESLAPASGSVFTLLPPDNATGNFTKIVQRVPVRIRVPANVARENLLRAGMSVVVSIDTRPPADK; encoded by the coding sequence ATGGCCGCGGGACGTGATCAGGCTGCGCGGATTGTTCGCGCCGATGCGCAGTCGCAAGATTCTGACGTTCGAGTTTCAGACCTGCAGGATTCCACCATGCCGGGTTCCCCCGCTCAGGAGCCGCGATCCGACGAGCGCGATGCGTCGCGCCCCGTGATCGTGCCTGTCACCGATCGCAAACCACAGGATACACCGCACGAAGCCCCCTCGACCGATGCGCCGGCGGATGCCCCCGCTGGTACCGGCGAGGCGGCTCCCGCTGCGAAGCCGAACCGGCGCAAGTTCGTGCTGACGGGAATCCTGGGTTTGCTCGCCATCGCCGCGGTGTCGTACGGCACATACTACGTGATGGTCGGCCGCTTCTTCGTGTCCACCGACGACGCTTATGTGCGCGCCAACAACACCATTATCGGTGCGCGGGTTTCCGGCCACATCGCCAAGATCGCGCCCAAGGACAACACCACCGTCAAGGCCGGCGATCTCCTGATCAAGGTCGACGACGGCGATTACAAGATCGCGGTCGACGCCGCGCGCGCCAAGATCGAGACCCAGCAGGCCACTATCGAGCGGATCGGCCGCCAGGCCGATGCCCAGGTCAGCATGGTGGAGCAGGCGAAGGCGCAGCTCGACTCGATGCAGGCGGCGGTGAAACGCGCGCAATTCGATTACGACCGCCAGCAGCAGCTCAGCGACAAGGGGTATGCCTCGAAGGCGACCTTCGAGACCTCGCAGGCAACCCGCGACCAGTCGATCGCCTCCGTGCAGAGCGCCCAGGCGGCGCTGGTCGCAGCGGAGCGCAACATCGACGTGATCAAGGCGCAGCAGGTCGAGGCGCAGCGCCAGCTCGGCGAATTGCAGACCTCGCTTGCCAAGGCCGACCGCGATTTCAATTTCACTGAAGTGCGGGCCGCCGTCGACGGCGTGTTCTCCAATCGCCTGGTCAACGAAGGCGATTACATCCAGGTCGGCCAGCGCCTCGCCAACCTGGTGCCGCTGGACGACGTGTTCATCGACGCCAACTTCAAGGAAACCCAGCTGGGACGGCTCAAGGCCGGCCAGCCGGTGAGCTTCACGGTCGATGGCATCAGCGGCCGCAAGATCGAGGGCGTTGTCGAGAGCCTGGCGCCGGCGTCCGGCTCGGTGTTCACGTTGCTGCCCCCTGATAATGCGACCGGCAACTTCACCAAGATCGTGCAGCGGGTGCCGGTGCGGATTCGCGTGCCTGCCAATGTCGCCCGGGAAAACCTGCTGCGTGCCGGCATGTCGGTGGTTGTTTCCATCGACACCCGGCCGCCTGCGGACAAGTAA
- a CDS encoding response regulator, translating into MAPSAPQILVVEDDRETRALIARYLRANACNVAVAADGREMDRHLADSRVDLVVLDLMLPGEDGLSLCRRLRSQSQLPIIMLTARGEDVDRILGLEMGADDYLGKPFNPRELLARINAVLRRQAAALTANLTKGATALTFLGWNIDLRLRELRNPEGARVAITSAEFDLLQAFCERPGRVLSRDNLLDLTQGRAAGSFERSIDVLVSRIRRKLERGPDQSGIIKTVRSGGYLFTPVVEPA; encoded by the coding sequence ATGGCCCCTTCTGCCCCCCAGATTCTGGTCGTCGAAGACGATCGCGAGACCCGCGCGCTGATTGCCCGTTACCTGCGCGCCAATGCCTGCAACGTGGCGGTCGCCGCCGACGGCCGCGAAATGGACCGGCATCTCGCCGACAGCCGCGTCGACCTCGTGGTGCTCGATCTGATGCTGCCGGGCGAGGACGGCCTGAGCCTCTGCCGCCGGTTGCGCTCGCAGTCGCAATTGCCGATCATCATGCTGACCGCGCGCGGCGAGGACGTCGACCGCATTCTCGGCCTCGAAATGGGCGCCGACGATTATCTCGGCAAGCCGTTCAACCCCCGCGAGCTCCTGGCCCGCATCAACGCGGTGCTGCGCCGGCAGGCCGCGGCGCTGACTGCCAACCTGACCAAGGGCGCCACCGCGCTGACCTTCCTCGGCTGGAACATCGACCTGCGGCTGCGCGAGCTGCGCAACCCCGAAGGCGCGCGCGTCGCCATCACCAGCGCCGAATTCGATCTGCTGCAGGCGTTCTGCGAACGTCCGGGCCGGGTGCTGTCGCGCGACAACCTGCTCGACCTGACCCAGGGACGCGCCGCCGGCTCGTTCGAGCGCAGCATCGACGTGCTGGTCAGCCGCATCCGCCGCAAGCTGGAGCGCGGCCCCGACCAGAGCGGCATCATCAAGACGGTTCGTTCCGGCGGCTACCTGTTCACGCCCGTGGTGGAGCCCGCGTGA
- a CDS encoding L,D-transpeptidase, translating into MFNLDGLLTAKNGRRLGLTAGALALGLLISGSANAAQPLLFPFLPLPLPVYAAPAPVMPQATPQIEADDEATTAETPERFKRQIVGYQTREAAGTIVIDTGNTYLYYVLGGGRAIRYGIGVGRQGFTWSGTQSITRKAEWPNWTPPSEMIARQPYLPRFVAGGPHNPLGARAMYLGGTIYRIHGTNDPSTIGGRVSSGCIRMTNEDVTDLYSRAHVGTKVVVMPIERRAESASGRQG; encoded by the coding sequence ATGTTCAATCTGGATGGTTTGCTGACAGCAAAGAACGGACGTCGCCTCGGTCTAACCGCGGGCGCTCTTGCACTTGGTCTTTTGATTTCCGGATCGGCGAACGCAGCGCAGCCGCTGCTGTTTCCGTTCTTGCCGTTGCCGCTGCCTGTCTACGCGGCACCGGCACCCGTCATGCCGCAGGCCACCCCGCAGATCGAGGCTGACGACGAGGCCACGACAGCCGAGACGCCCGAGCGCTTCAAGCGCCAGATCGTCGGCTACCAGACCCGCGAAGCCGCCGGCACCATCGTGATCGATACCGGCAACACCTATCTCTATTATGTGCTCGGCGGTGGCCGCGCGATTCGTTACGGCATCGGCGTCGGCCGCCAGGGCTTCACCTGGTCGGGCACCCAGTCGATCACCCGCAAGGCCGAGTGGCCGAATTGGACGCCGCCGTCCGAGATGATCGCGCGTCAGCCTTACCTGCCGCGCTTTGTCGCCGGCGGCCCGCACAATCCGCTCGGCGCCCGCGCGATGTATCTCGGCGGCACCATCTATCGCATTCACGGCACCAACGATCCCTCGACCATCGGCGGCCGCGTCTCCTCGGGCTGCATCCGCATGACCAACGAGGACGTCACCGATCTCTATTCACGCGCTCATGTCGGCACCAAGGTCGTGGTGATGCCGATCGAACGCCGCGCCGAAAGCGCTTCCGGCCGGCAGGGCTGA
- a CDS encoding ATP-binding protein, with protein MIAVRKLLAFFSFRRISGQIAALVIISPIVIHFLIGGFFFLHAPPGEPPPHERPRREIGPMAQLISATPAAERPRLIEAINGAFPQLALELQPPDFKAPDADAIDPPTPLPPGYPHHIGPGFSVFMLPGEAHPDHVGIRLPDGAVLTARLGPGRQLHLFGPWMTTLVFIIASITVLGLWAMRTLSAPLSAFAKAAESFSLNGEASPLPESGPAEIRAAARALNRMRERITALMNDRMQMLAAISHDLRTPITRLRLRSEFIEDETQRNHMLRDLNQMRSMLESVLSFLRNDHTVERMTLVDLSALLHQICDQFSDLGHTIVYRGPAQLTITARPDELSRAVTNLVENAVKFGANVTIAVEVVGEYAVIEVQDDGPGIADARKAAMLEPFVRGDTARNMDEGGFGLGLSIAQSITQAHGGVLSLHDRKPHGLTVRIVLPHQIEQKSTEKSTEKSAA; from the coding sequence GTGATCGCGGTCCGCAAACTGCTCGCGTTCTTTTCCTTCCGCCGCATCAGTGGCCAGATCGCGGCGCTTGTCATCATCTCGCCGATCGTCATCCATTTCCTCATCGGCGGATTTTTTTTCCTCCACGCCCCGCCGGGCGAACCGCCACCGCACGAACGCCCGCGCCGTGAAATCGGACCGATGGCGCAGTTGATCAGTGCAACGCCCGCCGCTGAGCGGCCTCGGCTGATCGAGGCCATCAATGGCGCATTTCCGCAGCTCGCCCTCGAGCTCCAGCCGCCGGACTTCAAGGCGCCGGACGCCGACGCGATCGATCCCCCCACTCCGCTGCCGCCCGGCTATCCGCACCATATCGGCCCGGGCTTCAGCGTGTTCATGCTGCCCGGCGAAGCGCATCCGGATCATGTCGGGATCCGTCTGCCCGACGGCGCCGTGCTCACGGCCCGGCTCGGCCCGGGACGGCAGTTGCACCTGTTCGGCCCTTGGATGACGACGCTGGTGTTCATCATCGCCAGCATCACCGTGCTCGGGCTGTGGGCGATGCGGACGCTGAGCGCCCCGCTCTCCGCATTTGCCAAGGCCGCCGAGAGTTTCAGCCTGAACGGCGAGGCGTCCCCGCTGCCGGAGAGCGGACCGGCGGAAATCCGAGCGGCGGCGCGCGCGCTCAACCGCATGCGCGAACGCATCACCGCACTGATGAACGACCGCATGCAGATGCTTGCCGCCATCAGCCACGACCTGCGCACGCCGATCACCCGCCTGCGGCTGCGCTCCGAGTTCATCGAGGACGAAACCCAACGCAACCACATGCTGCGGGACCTGAACCAGATGCGCTCGATGCTGGAATCCGTGCTGTCGTTCCTGCGCAACGACCATACCGTGGAGCGGATGACGCTGGTCGATCTCTCCGCCTTGCTGCATCAGATCTGCGACCAGTTCAGCGACCTCGGCCACACCATCGTCTATCGCGGGCCGGCCCAGCTCACCATCACCGCGCGGCCGGACGAGCTGTCGCGCGCCGTCACCAACCTGGTGGAGAACGCGGTCAAGTTCGGCGCCAACGTCACCATCGCGGTCGAGGTGGTCGGCGAGTATGCCGTCATCGAGGTGCAGGACGACGGCCCTGGCATCGCCGATGCGCGCAAGGCCGCGATGCTGGAACCCTTCGTCCGCGGCGACACCGCCCGCAACATGGACGAGGGCGGCTTCGGTCTCGGCCTGTCGATCGCGCAATCCATCACCCAGGCCCATGGCGGCGTGCTGTCGCTGCACGACCGCAAACCTCACGGACTGACCGTGCGCATCGTGCTGCCGCACCAAATCGAGCAGAAATCCACGGAAAAATCGACGGAAAAATCGGCGGCGTGA